The following proteins come from a genomic window of Ornithinimicrobium cryptoxanthini:
- a CDS encoding FAD-binding oxidoreductase, which translates to MSTTTQTATRSANTDVQTLAAGTYRYRVEVLRVASPVVLEVGLAPVGEHLPFRPGQHAMLGVREPDVPERAYSIANAPRPDGRVRLLVTRYAGGITSGWIHDRLARGDEVILDGPHGSLVADPSLDGPVLLLAAGCGVAPVSAVAESLLASQPHREVTLLFSGRTPAHLLQRTRFEDLQRRHEQFSYDFTLTRDRSSRWHRRVPHMLGRLIGDLSGWEVFIAGNEHFVRASRDAVHVLGAEASSVHTEEFLADPSPQLECQPVS; encoded by the coding sequence ATGAGCACCACCACCCAGACCGCGACACGCTCCGCAAACACCGATGTGCAGACGCTCGCTGCGGGCACCTATCGCTATCGCGTCGAGGTGCTGCGGGTGGCGTCCCCCGTGGTGCTCGAGGTCGGTCTGGCTCCGGTCGGTGAGCACCTGCCGTTCCGCCCTGGGCAGCATGCGATGCTCGGCGTGCGCGAGCCGGACGTCCCGGAGCGTGCCTACTCGATCGCCAACGCTCCGCGCCCGGACGGACGCGTGCGGCTGCTGGTGACTCGCTATGCAGGCGGCATCACCAGCGGCTGGATCCACGATCGTCTCGCGCGAGGTGACGAGGTGATCCTCGACGGCCCCCACGGGTCCCTGGTCGCCGACCCGAGCCTGGACGGCCCGGTCCTGCTCCTCGCGGCGGGCTGCGGCGTGGCGCCGGTCAGTGCCGTGGCCGAGTCACTGCTGGCGAGTCAGCCGCACCGCGAGGTCACCCTGCTCTTCTCCGGGCGGACCCCTGCGCACCTGCTGCAGCGCACGCGATTCGAGGACCTGCAGCGACGTCACGAGCAGTTCAGCTATGACTTCACGCTCACCCGTGACCGCAGCTCGCGGTGGCACCGGCGCGTGCCGCACATGCTGGGCAGGCTCATCGGCGACCTGTCGGGCTGGGAGGTCTTCATCGCCGGCAACGAGCACTTCGTGCGGGCCAGTCGTGACGCGGTCCACGTGCTGGGCGCGGAGGCTTCATCCGTGCACACAGAGGAGTTCCTCGCCGACCCGTCGCCGCAGTTGGAGTGTCAGCCTGTGAGCTGA
- a CDS encoding lactonase family protein — MSELVLIANAGDGSISALRLHRGDSPRLEALATTSGLEGCGTFAVDPDRDLVHAAYKGDQPGIATLRLDRATGALTALSRTDVEHGMTYLSLAHGGTVLLGASYGGGLGQVWPVVHDEGSARLGEVTAEARFANLHCVVPASAEQGTVAYFVSLGDDLVAQFTLGTDGALTALDPATVAAPSGSGPRHLVVDGDHAYLVTEFSGEAIRLDRAADGTLSPAESVSIVDPRHGLQHSRLGADPTQEHLIWGADLHRAGGWLVTSERSSSELASIPVDASGRLGAPVHFTPTQQQPRGFNVTSDGRLVVSVGERSTEAELLRVGDDGSLTSLSTAGIGRGPNWVRIVG; from the coding sequence GTGAGTGAGCTCGTCCTGATCGCCAACGCCGGAGACGGCTCCATCAGCGCGCTGCGCCTCCACCGGGGCGACAGTCCTCGGCTCGAGGCGCTCGCGACGACCTCAGGCCTGGAGGGGTGCGGAACTTTTGCCGTGGACCCGGACCGCGACCTGGTCCACGCGGCATACAAGGGAGATCAGCCTGGCATCGCCACGCTGCGCCTGGACCGCGCGACCGGAGCCTTGACCGCGCTCTCCCGCACGGATGTCGAGCACGGGATGACCTATCTGTCGCTGGCCCATGGCGGCACCGTGCTGCTGGGTGCGTCGTATGGCGGGGGGCTGGGTCAGGTCTGGCCGGTCGTGCATGACGAGGGGTCGGCTCGGCTCGGGGAGGTCACCGCCGAGGCCCGCTTCGCCAACCTGCACTGCGTCGTGCCGGCCAGCGCCGAACAGGGGACGGTCGCCTACTTCGTCTCCCTCGGCGACGACCTCGTCGCGCAGTTCACCCTGGGCACCGACGGTGCCCTGACCGCCCTGGACCCCGCGACCGTGGCGGCGCCGAGCGGCTCGGGCCCGCGCCACCTCGTGGTGGACGGTGACCACGCCTATCTGGTGACGGAGTTCTCCGGTGAGGCGATCCGTCTTGACCGGGCCGCGGATGGGACGCTGAGCCCCGCCGAGTCCGTCAGCATCGTCGACCCGCGGCACGGGCTGCAGCACAGCCGGCTCGGTGCCGACCCGACGCAGGAACATCTCATCTGGGGCGCTGACCTGCACCGCGCGGGCGGGTGGTTGGTCACCTCCGAGCGCAGCTCATCGGAGCTGGCCTCGATCCCGGTCGATGCGTCCGGTCGGCTCGGCGCGCCCGTCCACTTCACCCCGACGCAGCAGCAGCCGCGTGGCTTCAATGTGACCTCTGACGGACGCCTCGTGGTCAGCGTGGGGGAGAGGTCCACCGAGGCGGAGCTGCTCCGTGTCGGGGACGACGGTTCGTTGACCTCCCTGTCCACGGCTGGGATCGGCCGCGGACCGAACTGGGTGCGCATCGTGGGTTGA
- a CDS encoding lipase/acyltransferase domain-containing protein produces the protein MTDDIFVLLPGITGSVLQKDGKDVFGLTASAGLRALFSGGRSITDLKTDPLAPPGQRPDDGVTAVRIAPDAHLIPGLWKIDGYSKVADYLQKRLKAVPQESYFEFPYDWRLDNRIAAADLRDAIGRWLGARRQSRPDAKVVLVAHSMGGLVSRYYLEVLGGWQDTRALVTFGTPHRGSLNALDFLANGLRKAFGLVDLTDLVRSFPSIHQLLPIYRCVDTGTGEASYLTDAVGMLPGLNAEAVQAARIFHQEIEDAVTANRQLGEYLERGYRLQSVVGIEHPTKQSALLRGDGLQVVETHLGTDHGGDGTVPRVSASPMEAKDDSTAMFAGTRHSSLQNADAVLTQLRGWLSGVDLTDFRAGAPVRLSVGLQDVYAVGEPVTVTVTPSDGIAEINYQLEQVADPLVAGEDGSPTGVTVPPVTGGMPAADGTNLLEIPSPGPGLYRLTLTGRPEVEPVSDLLLVAPR, from the coding sequence GTGACTGACGACATCTTCGTCCTGCTGCCGGGAATCACCGGCAGTGTCCTCCAGAAGGACGGCAAGGACGTGTTCGGCTTGACGGCATCAGCGGGGCTGCGGGCGCTTTTCAGCGGCGGGCGCAGCATCACCGACCTCAAGACCGACCCGCTAGCGCCGCCCGGGCAGCGGCCCGACGACGGCGTCACCGCAGTCCGGATCGCGCCGGACGCGCACCTCATCCCAGGCCTGTGGAAGATCGACGGTTACAGCAAGGTCGCTGACTACCTCCAGAAGCGGCTCAAGGCGGTGCCGCAGGAGTCCTACTTCGAGTTCCCTTACGACTGGAGGCTGGACAACCGGATCGCGGCCGCGGACCTGCGGGACGCCATTGGCCGTTGGCTCGGCGCCCGCCGGCAAAGCAGGCCTGACGCCAAAGTGGTGCTCGTCGCGCACTCCATGGGCGGTCTGGTGTCCCGCTACTACCTTGAGGTGCTCGGCGGCTGGCAGGACACCCGGGCGCTCGTGACCTTCGGCACGCCGCACCGGGGGTCGCTCAACGCGCTCGACTTCCTGGCCAACGGCCTGCGCAAGGCTTTCGGTCTGGTCGATCTCACCGACCTGGTCCGCAGCTTCCCCTCGATCCACCAACTACTGCCCATCTATCGGTGCGTGGACACCGGGACGGGGGAGGCGTCATATCTCACCGATGCGGTGGGCATGCTCCCGGGCCTGAATGCCGAGGCGGTGCAGGCCGCACGGATCTTCCACCAGGAGATCGAGGACGCCGTGACCGCGAACCGGCAGCTCGGTGAATACCTCGAGCGGGGCTACCGGCTGCAGAGCGTCGTCGGCATCGAGCACCCGACCAAGCAGTCGGCGCTGCTGCGCGGGGACGGGCTGCAGGTGGTCGAGACACACCTCGGCACCGACCACGGTGGGGACGGCACCGTGCCCCGTGTCTCCGCCTCGCCGATGGAGGCGAAGGACGACTCGACCGCGATGTTCGCCGGCACGCGGCACAGCAGCCTGCAGAACGCCGACGCGGTCCTGACCCAGCTGCGCGGCTGGCTGTCCGGCGTCGACCTCACCGACTTCCGCGCCGGCGCGCCGGTGCGGCTGTCGGTCGGGCTTCAGGACGTGTATGCCGTGGGCGAGCCGGTGACGGTGACCGTCACCCCCAGCGACGGGATAGCAGAGATCAACTACCAGCTGGAGCAGGTGGCGGACCCGCTCGTTGCCGGCGAAGACGGGTCCCCGACAGGGGTGACTGTGCCGCCTGTGACTGGCGGGATGCCGGCAGCTGACGGGACAAACCTGTTGGAGATCCCGTCGCCCGGGCCGGGGCTCTACCGGCTGACCCTCACCGGCCGCCCGGAGGTTGAACCGGTCAGCGACTTGCTGCTGGTCGCGCCGCGATAG
- a CDS encoding CHAT domain-containing protein has translation MADERSVALAELSELQTKAMQALMATFDGGQIDYERIGSYLPLAREFLLQTEHYEQRWPGSFEIEPVASPLVQQLAMYAGWVESEGDRETAARLRQEADEIAARHLSGEQHAGRLRARAMEAAAAGQFQDALVGLETAEQAFVADGRPIEAAQTLLQLANVYEWLGDYDRALTTMDTAHGLAGEKLAGGPPSRTAVAASIGKQLWQILRHGDAQEREGEDALSLRRLHYELIQGRARVNRRLGRLEDARELFEQSRPFVEQFVPAGVDFHLAGIAIDAGDLDTAERLLAKVAPHFDKGLLRPRRGALRQLQCDLALGHGDAAAALARADEGLAEQQAYPDLELAWKLHWRRGRALARAGRTAEALAAYREAAGTADTVRLAPLGYVLDTTFVRDKVPMFEEAIDLAVASGDGLAAAELMELVKARALTSVLSQPAQVAGDGDLDAVRFDALSRELDAISFQMYAGAAGAEDVRRREQLLVERREVIERIRVRDPRWRTLTVPPRVDVAATCDRLGETDRAALMLHLRGTRLVAALLTGDGVIVGERTWDDDTAAALTSYAENLTLLKPDHFLNDLSGESDVDLRHLVPDAVADALTLARTLIVVPHGILHLLPWATLTLDGQRLFTTRAVGVLPNLATIHLTEGGLSTPHRVGLLGDPDYTGLTRYRELPQAGAELTDVEQLYGPGALVAPVARRAEARQDTLASLLPQGGEGSILHVVCHADVAADEPLASGLILTGSTLDAGEILRLGCGFPEVVLSACSTGWRPQTPHGLELAGDDALGLVASFLEAGARSLLVSVPQAKDDIARRFMVAWHTHRRSGASPAEALRATQQELHEEEVPVWAWAGITAYSSV, from the coding sequence ATGGCGGACGAGCGGTCGGTGGCGCTGGCTGAGCTGAGTGAGTTGCAAACGAAGGCCATGCAGGCGCTCATGGCGACCTTCGACGGCGGGCAGATCGACTACGAGCGGATCGGGAGCTACCTGCCGCTGGCGCGAGAGTTCCTCCTCCAGACCGAGCACTACGAGCAGCGCTGGCCCGGCAGCTTTGAGATCGAGCCCGTCGCCTCGCCGCTGGTCCAGCAGCTGGCGATGTATGCCGGCTGGGTCGAGTCGGAGGGCGACCGCGAGACGGCCGCGCGGTTGCGTCAGGAGGCCGACGAGATCGCCGCACGCCACCTGAGCGGCGAGCAGCACGCCGGGCGCCTCCGCGCCCGCGCCATGGAGGCTGCCGCCGCTGGGCAGTTTCAGGACGCGCTGGTGGGGCTGGAGACCGCGGAGCAAGCTTTCGTCGCCGACGGACGCCCAATCGAGGCCGCGCAGACGCTGTTGCAGCTGGCCAACGTCTACGAATGGCTCGGTGACTACGACCGCGCCCTGACGACGATGGACACCGCCCACGGTCTGGCCGGCGAGAAGCTGGCTGGCGGACCGCCGTCGCGGACGGCAGTGGCCGCATCCATCGGCAAGCAGCTGTGGCAGATACTGCGCCACGGGGATGCCCAGGAGAGAGAGGGCGAGGACGCGCTGAGCCTGCGCCGGCTGCACTACGAGTTGATCCAGGGTCGGGCCAGGGTCAACCGCCGGCTCGGTCGGCTCGAGGACGCCCGGGAGTTGTTCGAGCAGTCGCGGCCGTTCGTCGAGCAGTTCGTCCCGGCCGGCGTCGACTTCCACCTGGCGGGCATCGCGATCGACGCCGGCGACCTGGACACCGCCGAGCGGCTGCTCGCCAAGGTAGCGCCCCACTTCGACAAGGGCCTGCTCCGCCCCCGTCGAGGAGCCCTGCGCCAGCTGCAGTGCGACCTCGCGCTGGGCCACGGCGACGCGGCGGCTGCGCTGGCCCGCGCCGACGAGGGTCTGGCGGAGCAGCAGGCCTATCCCGACCTTGAGCTGGCGTGGAAGCTGCACTGGCGTCGTGGTCGAGCCTTGGCCCGCGCCGGCCGGACCGCCGAGGCGCTGGCCGCCTACCGCGAGGCGGCAGGGACTGCGGACACCGTGCGACTGGCACCGCTGGGATACGTGTTGGACACGACGTTCGTGCGCGACAAGGTGCCGATGTTCGAGGAGGCCATCGACCTGGCAGTGGCGTCGGGAGACGGGCTCGCCGCGGCCGAACTCATGGAGCTGGTCAAGGCCAGGGCCCTGACGTCGGTGCTCAGCCAGCCGGCCCAGGTCGCAGGTGACGGCGATCTCGACGCCGTCCGATTCGACGCACTGTCGCGCGAGCTCGACGCCATCTCCTTCCAGATGTATGCCGGAGCTGCCGGCGCCGAGGACGTGCGCCGACGCGAGCAGTTGCTGGTGGAGCGTCGGGAGGTGATCGAGCGGATCCGGGTGCGCGATCCTCGGTGGCGCACTCTGACCGTCCCGCCACGAGTCGACGTGGCGGCCACCTGCGACCGGCTCGGCGAGACCGACCGTGCTGCGCTCATGCTCCACCTGCGCGGCACCCGTCTCGTCGCGGCCCTGCTCACCGGTGACGGCGTGATCGTGGGCGAAAGGACGTGGGACGACGACACGGCTGCCGCCCTCACCAGTTATGCCGAGAACCTGACGCTGCTCAAGCCGGACCACTTCCTCAACGACCTCTCCGGGGAGAGCGACGTCGACCTGCGTCACCTAGTCCCCGACGCCGTCGCTGACGCCCTCACCCTCGCGAGGACCCTGATCGTCGTGCCCCACGGCATACTCCATCTGCTTCCGTGGGCCACCCTGACGCTGGACGGGCAGCGCCTGTTCACGACCAGGGCGGTCGGCGTGCTGCCCAACCTCGCGACGATTCACCTCACCGAGGGTGGCCTGTCGACCCCCCACCGCGTTGGCCTGCTCGGGGATCCGGACTACACCGGACTCACCCGCTATCGCGAGCTGCCGCAGGCAGGTGCCGAGCTCACGGATGTCGAGCAGCTCTATGGGCCGGGGGCGCTGGTGGCGCCAGTCGCCCGAAGGGCCGAGGCGCGCCAGGACACGCTTGCGTCGCTGCTGCCGCAGGGCGGTGAGGGCTCGATCCTGCACGTCGTGTGCCACGCCGACGTCGCGGCCGACGAGCCGTTGGCCTCGGGCCTCATTCTCACCGGATCGACCCTTGACGCCGGGGAGATCCTGCGGCTCGGCTGCGGCTTCCCCGAGGTCGTGCTGAGCGCCTGCAGCACCGGGTGGCGCCCGCAAACACCGCACGGACTGGAGCTGGCGGGCGACGACGCGCTCGGACTGGTGGCGTCCTTCCTGGAGGCCGGTGCCCGGTCGCTGCTGGTCAGCGTCCCGCAGGCCAAGGACGACATAGCCCGCAGGTTCATGGTTGCCTGGCACACCCACCGGCGCTCAGGCGCCAGCCCGGCGGAGGCCCTGCGGGCCACGCAACAAGAGCTCCACGAGGAGGAGGTGCCGGTCTGGGCGTGGGCCGGCATCACGGCATACAGCAGTGTCTGA
- a CDS encoding arsenate reductase family protein, with product MTDVTLLHNPRCSTSRSALEKVESAGVEVDVVRYLTTPLDEEALRNLIGKLEDPVADLVRRDATFASLGMSDEDIATADQVVQVLLEHPTLMQRPVLVRGDRAIIGRPKDRVDAFLAD from the coding sequence ATGACTGACGTGACGCTGCTGCACAACCCCCGATGCTCGACCTCCCGCTCCGCGCTGGAGAAGGTGGAGTCAGCTGGGGTCGAGGTGGACGTCGTGCGCTACCTGACCACACCCCTGGATGAGGAGGCCCTGCGCAACCTCATCGGCAAGCTGGAGGACCCGGTCGCGGACCTGGTGCGCCGGGATGCCACTTTCGCCTCCCTCGGGATGAGCGACGAGGACATCGCCACGGCCGACCAGGTGGTCCAGGTCCTGCTGGAGCACCCGACGCTGATGCAGCGTCCGGTGCTGGTCCGGGGCGATCGCGCCATCATCGGCCGGCCCAAGGACCGCGTCGACGCCTTCCTCGCCGACTGA
- a CDS encoding DsbA family oxidoreductase, translating to MTIDTRPRRHPYTARHNTYPSPGHSLKPATHEIARLDLAPAGPTGEVAPAVTTPAVSTDRELYVDPTSPWAFLAHLRLSAAANEGDEPSWAVVQRWTTIPFTGQRGPSPERDQLREELAAVRAAAQDGEELPDDIPAVLPNPRPVLAAYAEAVDLGVGPAVRDRLLRAYWLEGLDIGSPDVLRNILPPLIVGAATLCTGDPRREFGYLVSPQREPLTNQAYHQLKRWQERWTDLGQPGPLALVDSDGAVHTGVKALTT from the coding sequence ATGACTATCGACACCCGTCCGCGCCGGCACCCCTACACCGCGCGGCACAACACCTACCCGTCCCCCGGGCACTCCCTGAAGCCCGCGACGCACGAGATCGCCCGGCTCGACCTGGCTCCCGCTGGCCCCACCGGTGAGGTGGCCCCAGCGGTCACGACCCCCGCGGTGAGCACAGACCGCGAGCTCTATGTCGACCCGACCTCACCTTGGGCCTTCCTGGCGCACCTGCGTCTCAGCGCCGCGGCCAACGAGGGCGACGAACCCTCCTGGGCAGTCGTGCAGCGCTGGACCACGATCCCGTTCACCGGTCAGCGTGGTCCCAGCCCGGAGCGAGACCAGCTGCGCGAGGAGCTCGCGGCAGTCCGGGCCGCAGCGCAGGACGGGGAGGAGCTCCCGGACGACATCCCCGCCGTGCTGCCCAACCCACGCCCTGTCCTGGCGGCATACGCCGAGGCTGTGGACCTCGGTGTCGGGCCGGCGGTGCGCGACCGGCTCCTGCGCGCCTACTGGCTCGAAGGGTTGGACATCGGCAGTCCAGACGTGCTGCGCAACATCCTGCCGCCGCTGATCGTCGGAGCTGCCACTCTGTGCACCGGTGACCCACGTCGCGAGTTCGGCTATCTCGTCTCGCCCCAGCGCGAGCCGCTGACCAACCAGGCCTACCACCAGCTGAAGCGGTGGCAGGAACGGTGGACCGATCTGGGCCAGCCCGGCCCGCTGGCGCTGGTCGACAGCGACGGCGCGGTGCACACCGGTGTGAAGGCACTGACCACCTGA
- a CDS encoding saccharopine dehydrogenase family protein, which yields MQRELDLVLIGATGFVGRLTAAHLARSAPPGARIALAGRSPERLQGVRDELTASARDWPLIHIDVTDQAECEALARRATVVVTTAGPYAVLGLPLARACAEAGTHYADLTGEVLFVHQTVTELHETARASGARIVHSCGFDSVPSDLGVWLTAERARNDDAGGLAETVLTVRRLRGGLSGGTIDSMRQQVIEARKDSAARRVLTDPTSLQGSPAGEETSRRGAAEVRDRHTRRGVRSPVRREPTSGRWRVPFVMGGFNAPLVRRSHALTEGGYGPEFRYRELQDVGGGLVGALRGAGMVAGIAAVGAGLALAATRAVLDRVLPAPGEGPSAEQRARGGFTMEIVADTETGARYRTVVSADLDPGYDGTAVMLGQSGLALAGGEGHGAGVLTPATALGQDLVDRLRAHGFTFATERLR from the coding sequence ATGCAGCGTGAACTCGACCTGGTCCTCATCGGCGCAACCGGCTTCGTGGGCCGTCTCACAGCCGCACACCTGGCGCGGTCGGCACCTCCAGGCGCCCGGATCGCGCTGGCCGGGCGGTCCCCTGAACGTCTCCAGGGCGTCCGGGACGAACTCACCGCCAGCGCGCGCGACTGGCCCCTCATCCACATCGACGTGACCGACCAGGCCGAGTGCGAGGCGCTGGCGCGGCGCGCCACGGTGGTGGTCACCACGGCCGGTCCGTATGCCGTGCTGGGGCTGCCCCTGGCCCGTGCCTGTGCCGAGGCGGGCACGCACTACGCCGACCTGACCGGCGAGGTGCTCTTCGTGCACCAGACCGTGACCGAGCTGCATGAGACGGCCCGGGCCTCCGGCGCACGCATCGTGCACTCCTGCGGCTTCGACTCCGTGCCCTCCGACCTCGGCGTCTGGCTGACCGCCGAGCGAGCCCGCAACGACGATGCTGGTGGGCTCGCCGAGACGGTTCTCACCGTCCGTCGCCTGCGGGGCGGCCTGTCCGGCGGCACGATCGACTCGATGCGCCAGCAGGTCATCGAGGCACGGAAGGACTCCGCTGCCCGCCGGGTCCTCACGGACCCGACGTCGCTGCAGGGATCACCCGCGGGCGAGGAGACCAGCCGACGCGGCGCGGCCGAGGTTCGTGACCGGCATACCCGCCGCGGGGTGCGGTCACCGGTGCGCCGGGAGCCGACCTCGGGTCGCTGGCGGGTGCCGTTCGTCATGGGCGGCTTCAACGCGCCGCTGGTCCGCCGCTCACACGCGCTGACGGAGGGCGGCTATGGCCCAGAGTTTCGCTATCGCGAGCTCCAGGACGTCGGCGGCGGCCTGGTCGGCGCACTCCGAGGAGCCGGCATGGTGGCCGGCATCGCGGCGGTGGGCGCAGGCCTGGCCCTGGCGGCGACGCGCGCGGTCCTCGACCGGGTCCTGCCGGCACCGGGGGAGGGACCGTCGGCAGAGCAGCGCGCCCGCGGCGGGTTCACCATGGAGATCGTCGCGGACACCGAGACCGGCGCCCGCTATCGCACGGTGGTCAGCGCTGACCTCGACCCGGGGTATGACGGGACGGCAGTGATGCTCGGGCAGTCCGGTCTGGCGCTGGCTGGGGGAGAGGGGCACGGCGCCGGTGTGCTGACACCGGCGACTGCGCTGGGCCAGGACTTGGTCGACCGGCTGCGGGCCCACGGCTTCACCTTCGCCACCGAGCGACTCAGATGA
- a CDS encoding 3-oxoacyl-ACP synthase III family protein codes for MSQPFLLNSRGRMVFPSNFVPELDFTALADVDQLEAVIRRDFETKSPSGSEIRDRINQGRYTHRYDLMRDVAMNLFWTNRYAITMFDKRPCRWGDVPRTRDDLYMPTLTPWEGGGGKVAAVGDAYQGLPAKFDEGLEDHIFEVLFDVFAHRTFHATHLSPLKPTVAELLADPTNQTIRITDFDPDYPTYRYEDLLDVSEEVPELEALHRWAMVLHNQYPWDRTRSELVEVGDLRDDDYVVVFHPRDRHVQQFLTRVRTGAGVTRKPPRSPVEARQPARPYRAIAVRDLAVLPRILAISVEPGDQVCSNDDLIRNSGYNWSPMSAEEIRTKTGIEQRLYTSLDIEEIALRAARSALAHAEVGPEEVGAVIVCTCTSDRLIPSIATYLSGALGIYQSYASYDLIAACAGMPYGLAEAVRLIQEVERPVLVVCVEKFSDKIGNVRPSRMIFGDGAAAILVGIAAPGETPDIEYLKTYASGPESQVNSIIWPNPDFDNNITVYGPEVKSLAGRYLAQMLDEIKALPDPDGNTGSLLESVDLIVPHQANKTMVIDLAAQSGLTADQLYFNIERMGNTSSASIPLAIYDAVSDGVITEPTRVFAPGFGAGAVAGYAVLRIDPAVMAPRWSQAAGPAPERSTPKSSSEDISQAFN; via the coding sequence ATGTCGCAGCCCTTCCTGCTCAACAGCCGGGGACGGATGGTCTTCCCGTCAAACTTCGTCCCGGAGCTCGACTTCACGGCGCTGGCCGACGTGGACCAGCTGGAGGCGGTGATCCGCCGCGACTTCGAGACCAAGTCGCCCAGCGGCTCGGAGATCCGCGACCGCATCAACCAGGGCCGATACACCCACCGCTACGACCTGATGCGCGACGTCGCGATGAACCTGTTCTGGACCAACCGCTACGCCATCACGATGTTTGACAAGCGCCCCTGCCGGTGGGGCGATGTCCCACGGACCCGCGACGACCTCTACATGCCGACACTGACGCCCTGGGAGGGTGGCGGAGGCAAGGTCGCTGCGGTCGGTGACGCCTACCAGGGGCTGCCGGCCAAGTTCGACGAGGGCCTGGAGGACCACATCTTCGAGGTGCTCTTTGACGTCTTCGCGCACCGCACCTTCCACGCGACGCATCTCTCACCCCTCAAGCCCACGGTCGCGGAGCTGCTCGCAGACCCCACGAACCAAACCATCCGGATCACCGACTTCGACCCGGACTACCCGACCTACCGCTACGAGGACCTGCTGGACGTCAGCGAGGAGGTCCCGGAGCTGGAGGCGCTGCACCGGTGGGCGATGGTGCTGCACAACCAGTATCCCTGGGACCGCACGCGCAGTGAGCTCGTCGAGGTCGGCGACCTGCGGGACGACGACTACGTCGTCGTCTTCCACCCGCGCGACCGGCACGTGCAACAGTTCCTTACCCGGGTCAGGACTGGCGCGGGCGTGACGAGGAAGCCGCCGAGGTCACCCGTCGAGGCTCGCCAGCCCGCGCGCCCCTACCGGGCGATCGCGGTGCGCGACCTGGCCGTGCTCCCCCGCATTCTCGCGATCTCCGTGGAACCGGGCGACCAGGTCTGCAGCAACGATGACCTGATCCGCAACTCCGGCTACAACTGGTCGCCGATGAGTGCCGAGGAGATCCGGACCAAGACCGGGATCGAGCAGCGGCTCTACACCTCCCTGGACATCGAGGAGATCGCGCTCCGGGCCGCGCGCTCGGCGCTGGCCCACGCCGAGGTCGGGCCTGAGGAGGTCGGCGCGGTCATCGTCTGCACCTGCACCAGCGACCGGCTGATCCCCTCCATCGCGACCTATCTGTCGGGCGCCCTCGGCATCTACCAGTCCTACGCCTCCTACGACCTGATCGCTGCCTGTGCCGGGATGCCGTATGGCCTGGCCGAGGCCGTCCGGCTCATCCAGGAGGTGGAGCGTCCGGTGCTGGTGGTCTGCGTGGAGAAGTTCTCGGACAAGATCGGCAACGTCCGTCCGTCCCGGATGATCTTCGGTGACGGGGCGGCTGCGATCCTGGTCGGCATCGCGGCACCCGGCGAGACGCCGGACATCGAATATCTGAAGACCTACGCCAGTGGACCGGAGAGCCAGGTGAACTCGATCATCTGGCCGAACCCTGACTTCGACAACAACATCACTGTCTATGGTCCCGAGGTGAAGTCGCTGGCCGGTCGCTACCTGGCCCAGATGCTCGACGAGATCAAGGCCCTGCCGGACCCGGACGGCAACACTGGTTCACTGCTGGAGAGCGTCGACCTGATCGTGCCGCACCAGGCCAACAAGACCATGGTCATCGACCTGGCGGCGCAGTCCGGTCTGACCGCTGACCAGCTGTATTTCAACATCGAACGGATGGGCAACACGTCCTCGGCCAGCATCCCGCTGGCCATCTATGACGCCGTCAGCGACGGCGTGATCACCGAGCCGACGAGGGTCTTCGCGCCGGGATTCGGCGCTGGGGCCGTCGCTGGCTATGCGGTGCTGCGGATCGACCCCGCGGTCATGGCGCCCCGTTGGAGCCAGGCAGCTGGGCCTGCGCCGGAGCGGTCCACGCCCAAGTCCTCATCCGAAGACATCTCCCAGGCGTTCAACTGA